The window ACTGCCTGGCCCCCGGCTGGATCCGGACCGAGCTGACCCGCCGCATGTGGTCGGACCCGGAGACCAGCCGGGCCCTGGTCGCCCAGATCCCCCTCGGCCGCTGGGCCGACGTCGAGGAGCTGGCCGGGCCGCTGCTGCTGCTCGCCTCCGACGCCGGCAGCTACATCACCGGCGCGACCCTGGTGGTCGACGGCGGGCTGCTGGCGTGAGCCGGAGGGGTTTGGGGAACCCCGGGGGGGTTCCCCAATGAGCGGACCGGATCGGACCTATGCTGGGCGGATGGGCGACTCGCTGCTGGACCGGGTGACCCGGCTGCCGTTCGTCATCCCCGGCGACCCCTCCGGGGTGCCGGCGTCGGTGCTGCTCGCCCTGGCCCCGGTCGAGGGGGCCGACGACCTGGAGCTGGTCCTGGTGCGGCGGCCCGACCACCTGCGCCAGCACGCCGGCCAGGTCGGCCTGCCCGGCGGCGCGGTCGAGCCCGGGGACGCCGACGGGGTCGCGGCCGCCCTGCGGGAGGCCCAGGAGGAGATCGGGCTCGACCCGGGCGGGGTCCGCGTGCTCGGCAGCCT of the Actinomycetota bacterium genome contains:
- a CDS encoding CoA pyrophosphatase; this translates as MGDSLLDRVTRLPFVIPGDPSGVPASVLLALAPVEGADDLELVLVRRPDHLRQHAGQVGLPGGAVEPGDADGVAAALREAQEEIGLDPGGVRVLGSL